TACATCCTTGTCGGAGAAATAAGGGTGACCGGGGAAGGTTCGCTGtacatcagcagcgatggcgccCGCATTCGGCCCCGTCACATACCCGTTGCACCGTAGTAGCTTGGCGCAGAAGTACTCGTTCTCGTCCACTTTCAGCGCCGTGCCGGTCAAGGTGAGCCACATGACGCCGCGCAGGTGGTGCGGAATTCCGCGCACCCGCGCTacggcgcgcagcttcaCAATGACTTCAGGCGAAGcgctcgccagcagcgagaCACCGCGGCAGAGACGGTACCACTTATCCTCTCGtttgcgctcctcctcgtctcggGTGGGCTGCGAAGCAACTTCGGCGTGCGCCACAGCCGGCTCACTCGGGGTCGGGAACCCAAGCCGCGGCACCGAGGACCAGTCCTGCACACTGCATACTGAAGTGACCGGGTACGGTGTTGGCTGCACTGCCTTCTCACCTTTCGGCGGGGAGAACAGCGTCGACGCCGTGGCcagtgccgcgccgctgtcgcttgTGCACGGCCCGCAAGCACCGTTGCCGGCAGCAGAGCTCACCTGTCGAACGgagacgatggcggcgccactgccgcgtcgAGCACTCACTGGCTGCTGCGAACTCATCGACGGCATCTCCGTCACTGGCGTGGAAGGTTTATGCCATGCAGCGCCTACCGCggatgctgcagctgcaacgGAGGTGCGTGccatgccgccaccgctgctaAAGTCATCAAGCATCTTCATTTCCTCGTCGGCTACGCGGCGTATGAACTCAGAGTTGTGCACAAACATGGGgaacggcgctgcagcgcttttATCTAAACTGCCATCCGTTCCATCCTTCGTCGTGACGCACAAAGGCAGCATGTGGTTTTCAGTCCATGTTGACTCCATcgcgagcgccgctggcgcactCGCCAGCGGGTGCTCATCCAGCGCGACGGTCACGCTGCGTCGCTCTACTGAGTTCGGTGAGCTGGTacaagacgacgacgacctcGCGCCCACCCCGCTTAAGACTGGCACTGGGTTGGGTGAAGACGAGAGGTGGcccggcagcgcggcaggcaACGCCGCCCTTAGAGATGAGTTCGCCATCGAACtcgaggaaggaggagaaggcggagaaggggaaggtGCCGCGGATGCCGTACGGAATGCGGGCGACGCAGAGGGAGTCTGTAGCACGCATGAACCGATGATGTCAGCCGCAACCGCCTCCGTTTGGCAACACGAGCTCTGCCAAgcagccgaggaggacgatgAGCCGCTTGAGGGCATCGCGGTACCACTGAGGCGACCGACTCCGGTGCTGCCCTCCGCAGCTGGGGTAATGAAGTTGCCCCAATTGCCGCTGCGATCATGAAGGTGCTGGTCACGATGGTGGCAAAGAGAAGCTGCGCTTTCCGTGggaggcggtgctcgtgGCATGGTGCTGAGCTCGACGTCTGTTGACTCCGCTGCTGACGACAGAGCCGATGCCCTGGGCGATCTCAGAAGAACCGGTGTGCCATGGGGGCGAGAAGGGTCGCGATGCAGTCCTGAAGAATGCGATGCGCAAGAGCGGTCGGCAAGAGTCTCGTCGCCGAGA
The nucleotide sequence above comes from Leishmania donovani BPK282A1 complete genome, chromosome 29. Encoded proteins:
- a CDS encoding GTPase activator protein, putative, with protein sequence MLPLCVTTKDGTDGSLDKSAAAPFPMFVHNSEFIRRVADEEMKMLDDFSSGGGMARTSVAAAASAVGAAWHKPSTPVTEMPSMSSQQPVSARRGSGAAIVSVRQVSSAAGNGACGPCTSDSGAALATASTLFSPPKGEKAVQPTPYPVTSVCSVQDWSSVPRLGFPTPSEPAVAHAEVASQPTRDEEERKREDKWYRLCRGVSLLASASPEVIVKLRAVARVRGIPHHLRGVMWLTLTGTALKVDENEYFCAKLLRCNGYVTGPNAGAIAADVQRTFPGHPYFSDKDVGAYKLTNVLHALCWRNPLLSYCQSFNFLAAFLLLVLDDEERTFWLLVHIFEELLPNDFYGETLLGANVEQAVLEHLVEKKLPRVAAKFREAGLQVKTLVANWIMSLFVNVFPIATALHVWDYLFCRTPNPGERTPAHLEITLATLKYLDDAGLLISDDAGELLITLRRQTACLYDAAALVRLAQSMAITPKQLHQLRRQCKPVVVEQMKAREQARAAQLERRVAQEPRCARENALSSANAS